In the Populus trichocarpa isolate Nisqually-1 chromosome 1, P.trichocarpa_v4.1, whole genome shotgun sequence genome, one interval contains:
- the LOC7457659 gene encoding chaperone protein dnaJ 11, chloroplastic, which produces MYAISSTPALTTAATAAATANIVQKTFLPSSITTSSTRSLRGFRIKASVSTFPDTIRVDSRNSSLSLYEILRVNPTASQVEIKTAYRSLAKVYHPDAMLDRDDEPSEGVDFIEIHNAYETLSDPAARAVYDMSLSAAARDFYRRAVGYSGGYYTTRRWETDQCW; this is translated from the coding sequence ATGTATGCCATCTCTTCCACCCCCGCTCTAACCACCGCCGCAACGGCCGCGGCTACCGCCAATATAGTCCAAAAAACTTTCCTTCCATCGTCGATCACGACATCCTCCACTCGTTCTCTCCGGGGATTTCGAATCAAGGCCTCGGTTTCAACGTTTCCTGACACTATCCGAGTAGACTCGAGGAATTCATCTCTGAGTCTGTACGAAATACTCCGGGTCAATCCAACCGCGTCGCAAGTGGAGATCAAGACTGCGTATAGAAGTCTTGCTAAGGTATACCATCCTGATGCGATGTTAGATCGCGATGATGAGCCATCCGAAGGTGTTGATTTTATTGAGATTCACAACGCTTATGAGACGTTATCGGATCCGGCAGCGAGAGCGGTTTATGATATGTCTTTATCGGCAGCCGCGAGGGATTTTTATAGGAGAGCGGTTGGATATTCGGGTGGATATTATACGACCCGAAGATGGGAAACCGATCAGTGCtggtaa
- the LOC7471701 gene encoding enhancer of mRNA-decapping protein 4: MASPNPQHQHQQPQPQPQPPPFDMHKFFMPTSTPPPPQNPSSSPSPPPPNLIMIPPPQQIPSSYPPSTGTHHFPHYPNFPFPFPPQQQQFQPPYPLQQNPNPSNPPPLANPQRSLSYPTPPLTPNQQLQDRSGAEIMALLRTPQNQEPPPIPPPAAPAQDFSGAVNNSNNIFSGPIRMPSSTSSKMPKGRRVAGENVVYDVDVRLQGEAQPQLEVTPITKYFSDPQLCLGRQIAVNRTYICYGLKQGNIRILNINTALRSLFRTHSQRVTDMAFFAEDVHLLASAGIDGRINVWKISEGPDVEDKPQITAQTIIAVQIVGEGEIKNPRVCWHCYKQEILVVGVGKRVLRIDTNKVGKGEVYSSEAPLQCTVDKLIDGVQFVGKHDGEVTDLSMCQWMTTRLVSASMDGTIKIWEDHKASPLVVLRPHDSQPVYSATFMTATDRPDHIILVTAGPQNREMKIWASASEEGWLLPNDSDLLNCTQTLELKSSAEPRAEEAFFNQVVALSQMGLILLANAKRSAIYAVHLDYGPNPASTSMDYISEFTVTMPILSLTGTSDVVHGQSVAQVYCVQTQAIQQYTLELCQCLPPLMENVGSERSDSSVLHGVPNADGYAALESHGRKYSDVLMSSTSVDVTTPQQDTPASNMDPRTIASNMSSSTSDADIVCVPSPPLPLRPRLSRGLAEFAVGGMFEPSPASSNQGFNQPAIDYSVDQQMDTICSNLSDVPSLDGDSRNEKIVQDNSTTLNPPVTFKHPTHLITPSEILMGASSSEITNVNEGKSEVDSNVQDVVVNNDVVNAEVEVKTVGETIATRDDGFSLRGESKRPVFENKEKIFCSQASDLGVEMTRECCALQPDKNIEESGQVDGVGISESLAPPSHAGGDEVHDSTKDISGKVSESTVSTVVPLSTTPSTKGKKQKGKNSQASGSSSQSPPAFNSTDSLNEPVGASNLLSVEGAFPRFLAMQEAINQLVITQKEMNKQMSNMVAIPVSKECRRLETTLGRNIEKAIKANTDALWARFQEENAKNEKLLRDRTQQITSLILNFINKDLAAMLEKALKKELASVGQGVVRTISPVIEKTVSSVIVESFQRGVGDKAVNQLEKSVNSKLEATVARQIQAQFQTSGKQALQDSLKAGLEASVIPAFEMSCKAMFDQVDAAFRKGMVEHTATTQQHFESAHSSLALTLRDSINSASSLTKTLSTELADSQRQLLAIAANSGATNSLATQPSNGPLASFHEKVETPLDPTKELTRLISEQQYEAAFTIVLQRSDVAMVSWLCCQVDLQGIMAMSPPPLSQRVLLALLQQLACDISKETPRKLEWMTVVAAAIQPTDQMIAYYARPIVEQVCEILNQLRRSAGVTGADITSIRILMHVVNYLLVTCK; this comes from the exons ATGGCATCCCCAAATCcccaacatcaacatcaacaaccgcaaccacaaccacaacctcCTCCTTTTGACATGCACAAGTTCTTCATGCCCACAtccacaccaccaccacctcaaaACCCTTCTTCCTccccttctcctcctcctcccaaTCTCATCATGATTCCTCCACCCCAACAAATCCCTTCTTCTTACCCTCCATCCACTGGGACCCACCACTTCCCTCACTACCCCAACTTCCCGTTTCCCTTCCCAccccaacaacaacaatttcaaCCTCCTTACCCTCTCcaacaaaaccctaaccctagcaACCCACCTCCTCTTGCTAACCCCCAACGTTCCCTCTCTTATCCCACACCCCCTCTCACCCCAAACCAACAACTCCAAGACCGTTCTGGTGCCGAAATCATGGCACTCCTCCGCACCCCTCAAAATCAAGAACCCCCACCAATCCCACCGCCGGCCGCGCCTGCGCAAGATTTTTCTGGAGCtgttaataatagtaataatattttttcggGGCCTATTAGGATGCCTAGCAGTACTAGTAGCAAGATGCCCAAGGGAAGGAGGGTAGCGGGTGAAAATGTAGTGTATGATGTGGATGTTAGATTGCAAGGAGAGGCGCAACCCCAGCTTGAAGTTACGCCTATAACTAAGTACTTTTCTGATCCTCAGCTGTGTTTAGGAAGGCAAATTGCTGTTAATAGGACTTATATTTGTTATGGGTTGAAGCAAGGGAATATTAGgattcttaatattaataccGCGCTGAGGTCTTTGTTTCGGACACATTCTCAG AGGGTCACTGACATGGCTTTTTTTGCCGAGGATGTTCATCTTTTGGCTAG TGCTGGCATAGATGGACGGATTAATGTCTGGAAGATCTCTGAAGGTCCGGATGTGGAAGATAAGCCACAGATTACAGCACAGACAATTATTGCTGTCCAAATAGTTGGTGAGGGGGAAATTAAAAACCCAAGGGTTTGTTGGCATTGCTATAAACAG GAAATTTTGGTTGTTGGAGTTGGTAAACGAGTTCTGAGAATTGACACTAATAAAGTTGGAAAGGGCGAAGTCTATTCATCTGAGGCACCTCTTCAATGTACTGTTGACAAGCTGATTGATGGGGTCCAATTCGTTGGTAAACATGATGGAGAAGTCACTGATTTGTCAATGTGCCAATGGATGACCACCCGTTTGGTATCTGCTTCTATGGATGGCACG ATAAAGATTTGGGAGGATCACAAGGCATCGCCCCTTGTGGTTTTGAGACCGCACGATAGCCAACCTGTTTATTCAGCCACGTTCATGACTGCTACTGACCGGCCAGATCACATCATACTTGTCACAGCA GGGCCTCAGAACAGGGAAATGAAGATTTGGGCCTCAGCTAGTGAAGAAGGCTGGCTCCTGCCTAATGATTCTGATTTGTTGAATTGCACCCAGACATTAGAGCTGAAGAGTTCAGCTGAACCTCGAGCTGAGGAGGCATTCTTCAATCAAGTAGTAGCGTTGTCTCAAATGGGCCTTATTTTACTTGCAAATGCAAAGAGGAGTGCTATATATGCTGTGCATTTAGATTACGGTCCTAATCCAGCATCAACTAGTATGGACTACATATCAGAGTTTACTGTCACTATGCCTATTTTGAGTTTAACTGGGACAAGTGACGTTGTGCATGGCCAATCTGTTGCTCAAGTTTATTGCGTACAGACACAGGCAATTCAACAGTATACTTTGGAATTATGTCAGTGCCTGCCACCTTTGATGGAAAATGTGGGTTCAGAGAGGTCAGATTCCAGTGTTTTACATGGTGTGCCTAATGCTGATGGATATGCTGCCCTGGAGTCACATGGACGTAAATATTCTGATGTTCTTATGAGCTCCACATCAGTTGATGTGACCACTCCGCAACAAGATACTCCTGCTTCAAATATGGACCCCAGAACTATTGCTTCAAATATGTCCTCATCAACTAGTGATGCTGATATAGTTTGTGTTCCATCACCTCCTCTTCCTTTGAGACCTAGATTATCTAGAGGTCTTGCTGAGTTTGCAGTTGGGGGAATGTTTGAGCCAAGTCCTGCATCCAGCAACCAAGGTTTTAATCAACCAGCTATCGATTATTCAGTTGACCAGCAAATGGACACAATTTGTTCAAATTTGTCCGATGTGCCTTCCTTGGATGGTGACTCGAGGAATGAGAAAATTGTACAAGATAATTCTACCACTCTTAATCCTCCTGTTACATTTAAACACCCAACTCATCTAATAACCCCTTCTGAGATTTTAATGGGTGCTTCATCCTCTGAAATTACCAATGTTAATGAGGGCAAGAGCGAGGTTGACTCAAATGTTCAAGATGTGGTTGTAAATAATGATGTTGTCAATGCTGAGGTGGAAGTTAAAACAGTTGGTGAAACAATAGCCACTCGAGATGACGGATTTAGTCTTCGAGGGGAATCCAAAAGGCCTGTTTttgaaaacaaggaaaaaatctTTTGCTCCCAGGCATCAGATCTTGGTGTTGAGATGACTAGAGAGTGTTGTGCATTACAGCCAGACAAAAATATTGAGGAAAGTGGACAAGTTGATGGTGTTGGCATTAGCGAGTCTCTTGCCCCACCTTCTCATGCAGGTGGGGATGAAGTCCACGACTCAACAAAAGATATATCTGGGAAAGTTTCTGAGTCCACTGTGTCGACAGTTGTTCCACTGTCAACAACTCCAAGTACAAAAGGGAAGAAGCAGAAGGGGAAAAATTCTCAAGCATCAGGTTCATCTTCTCAATCTCCACCTGCCTTTAATTCAACAGATTCTTTGAACGAACCTGTCGGGGCTTCAAATCTCCTCTCCGTGGAGGGTGCCTTTCCTCGGTTTTTGGCTATGCAGGAGGCAATTAATCAG CTAGTGATCACACAAAAGGAAATGAATAAGCAGATGTCAAATATGGTTGCAATTCCTGTTTCTAAAGAATGTAGAAGACTAGAGACCACTTTGGGGCGGAACATTGAGAAAGCCATCAAAGCCAATACTGATGCATTGTGGGCTCGATTTCAAGAAGAGAATGCAAAGAATGAGAAGTTATTGCGAGATCGCACACAGCAGATAACAAGtttgatcttgaattttatcaatAAGGACTTGGCAGCCATGTTAGAGAAAGCACTGAAGAAGGAATTGGCTTCAGTTGGACAAGGTGTAGTTCGCACAATATCTCCAGTCATCGAGAAAACAGTATCTTCTGTTATTGTCGAGTCTTTCCAG AGAGGAGTTGGTGACAAGGCAGTGAATCAACTGGAGAAATCAGTTAACTCAAAACTTGAGGCTACTGTTGCTAGGCAAATCCAAGCTCAGTTTCAAACTTCTGGCAAGCAAGCTCTCCAG GATTCCTTGAAGGCTGGTCTGGAAGCGTCAGTAATCCCTGCCTTTGAGATGTCTTGCAAAGCTATGTTTGATCAAGTAGATGCTGCCTTTCGGAAAGGGATGGTCGAGCATACAGCTACAACCCAGCAGCATTTTGAATCTGCACATTCTTCATTGGCACTCactttaagg GATTCCATCAACTCAGCATCATCATTGACGAAAACCTTGAGTACAGAGTTGGCTGATAGTCAAAGACAGCTGTTAGCTATTGCAGCAAACTCAGGTGCAACAAATTCGTTGGCTACACAACCTAGCAATGGACCTTTGGCTAGCTTCCATGAGAAg GTTGAAACACCTTTGGATCCAACAAAAGAGCTAACACGATTAATATCTGAACAACAATACGAGGCGGCATTCACTATTGTGCTACAAAGAAGTGATGTGGCCATGGTATCCTGGCTGTGTTGTCAG GTTGATCTGCAGGGTATCATGGCTATGTCTCCTCCTCCACTAAGCCAAAGAGTATTACTCGCACTTCTACAGCAGCTAGCCTGTGATATAAGCAAAGAGACTCCTCGAAAGCTTGAGTGGATGACAGTGGTGGCGGCTGCCATACAGCCAACAGACCAAATGATTGCTTACTATGCACGGCCTATTGTCGAGCAAGTATGTGAGATTTTGAACCAGCTAAGGAGATCAGCTGGCGTTACTGGCGCTGACATCACAAGCATCCGTATTCTCATGCATGTCGTTAATTACTTGCTGGTGACCTGTAAATGA